One window from the genome of Pseudalkalibacillus hwajinpoensis encodes:
- a CDS encoding TRAP transporter small permease — MFQKVNRVLGKAEQAILSYSVIFMTLILVGNVISRTVFQASWTFAEETGQFFIIIVTFIGVSYAARKGRHLRMSALFELLPKKGQKVLTLVITLLTSLTLFYLTYIAFEYVWTVHELERVTPALRVPVYLVAAFIPIGFFFGGLQYLHQFVLNMKHEEIILATEKEEEFQSELEERGDGV; from the coding sequence ATGTTTCAGAAAGTGAACCGAGTTCTGGGAAAAGCCGAACAGGCCATCCTTAGCTACTCGGTTATTTTTATGACATTGATTCTTGTGGGAAACGTGATTAGTCGCACTGTTTTTCAAGCGAGCTGGACGTTTGCTGAAGAAACAGGACAGTTTTTTATAATTATTGTAACATTTATCGGTGTCAGCTATGCAGCGAGAAAGGGAAGGCACCTGAGGATGTCTGCCTTATTTGAGCTGTTGCCGAAAAAAGGTCAAAAAGTTCTTACCTTAGTAATAACGTTACTTACATCACTTACATTATTTTATTTAACCTATATCGCTTTCGAATATGTATGGACGGTACATGAACTAGAGCGCGTAACACCAGCGCTAAGAGTTCCCGTTTATTTAGTAGCAGCATTTATTCCAATCGGCTTCTTCTTTGGTGGATTGCAATACCTACATCAGTTTGTCCTTAACATGAAGCATGAAGAGATTATTCTAGCAACAGAAAAGGAAGAAGAATTTCAAAGTGAACTAGAGGAGAGAGGTGACGGCGTATGA
- the csrA gene encoding carbon storage regulator CsrA, producing MLVLGRKKGESIVINDEIELKIISIEGDTVKLGVEAPKNIAIHRKEVYEAIQSENKLAAMQEFSLEDLKEFQKSNSSKGPKS from the coding sequence ATGCTCGTACTCGGACGTAAAAAGGGCGAATCGATTGTCATTAACGATGAGATTGAACTCAAGATTATTAGCATTGAAGGTGACACGGTGAAGCTTGGGGTGGAAGCGCCAAAGAATATTGCCATCCACCGGAAAGAAGTATATGAAGCGATTCAATCGGAGAATAAGCTTGCGGCGATGCAGGAGTTTAGCTTAGAGGATTTGAAGGAGTTTCAGAAGAGTAACAGTTCAAAGGGACCGAAGTCATAA
- the flaG gene encoding flagellar protein FlaG: protein MELRDISITPIELTKLTQTTNTEVTKTIEKREVEENALSKDTINHHITTLNTYLEPTKTSLKFQLHDKLNEYYVQIIDTQTDEVIKEIPSKKFLDRYAATTELLGFMVDQKI from the coding sequence ATGGAACTAAGAGATATTTCAATCACACCAATTGAACTAACTAAATTAACTCAAACAACTAATACTGAAGTGACTAAGACAATCGAAAAGCGTGAGGTAGAAGAAAATGCTTTATCAAAAGATACCATCAATCACCACATCACCACCCTCAACACCTACCTCGAACCAACCAAAACCTCACTCAAATTCCAACTCCACGACAAACTAAACGAATACTACGTCCAGATCATCGATACCCAAACTGACGAAGTGATCAAAGAAATCCCTTCAAAAAAGTTCCTTGATCGCTACGCTGCGACGACTGAGTTACTGGGCTTTATGGTCGATCAGAAAATTTAA
- a CDS encoding flagellin, with product MIINHNLAAMNTYNQMGSNQLNASKNMEKLSSGLRINNAADDAAGLSISEKMRAQIRGLDQASRNAQDGISLLQTAEGGLNEAHSILQRMRELSVQATNDTNITEDRDAIQTELNELTSELGTINTRTAFNKQNLLDATAGSGGTGSVTLQVGANTTETMVMDFSKKGINLNDIVGTDLASLSVADATAADTSLQAIETAIQDVSAGRSQIGAYQNRLEHTINNLGTSSENLTAAESRVRDVDMAKEMMEFTKNNILNQASQAMLSQANQQPQAVLQLLR from the coding sequence ATGATTATTAATCACAACTTAGCAGCAATGAATACGTACAACCAGATGGGTTCTAACCAATTGAATGCATCTAAAAACATGGAGAAGCTTTCTTCAGGATTAAGAATCAATAACGCAGCAGATGATGCAGCAGGGCTTTCAATTTCTGAAAAAATGCGCGCACAAATTCGTGGCCTTGATCAAGCTTCACGTAATGCTCAAGATGGAATAAGCCTATTGCAAACCGCTGAAGGTGGTTTGAATGAAGCACATTCTATCCTTCAACGTATGCGAGAACTTAGTGTACAAGCAACTAACGACACTAACATCACTGAAGATCGTGATGCAATTCAAACGGAATTAAATGAATTAACATCAGAACTTGGAACCATCAATACCCGTACAGCATTTAACAAACAGAACCTTCTTGATGCTACTGCTGGGTCTGGAGGTACTGGAAGTGTCACACTTCAAGTAGGTGCAAATACTACTGAAACAATGGTTATGGACTTCTCGAAAAAAGGTATTAACTTAAATGATATTGTTGGTACAGATTTAGCTTCATTGTCTGTGGCTGATGCTACTGCTGCAGATACTTCTCTTCAAGCTATTGAAACAGCTATCCAAGACGTAAGTGCTGGTCGTTCTCAAATTGGAGCGTACCAAAACCGACTTGAACACACTATCAATAATCTGGGCACAAGTTCTGAAAACTTGACTGCAGCTGAATCTCGTGTCCGTGACGTAGACATGGCGAAAGAAATGATGGAGTTCACTAAGAACAACATCCTTAACCAGGCGTCACAAGCAATGCTCAGTCAAGCCAATCAACAGCCGCAAGCTGTACTACAACTTCTTCGTTAA
- a CDS encoding LamB/YcsF family protein, with amino-acid sequence MTFRIDLNSDLGESFGTYVAGQDEQVLELVSSANVACGYHAGDPHIMNKTVEWAKEHHVGIGAHPGFPDLVGFGRRNMNITPEDAYSLVLYQIGALHGFCRAHQVPLQHVKPHGALYNMASKDPELANAIAQAVKDFDTDLILFGLANSELIRAAQDAALPYASEVFADRTYQPDGSLTPRVEKNSMIRDEQAAIEQVIQMVKEGTVTAVDGSIIPIEADTVCVHGDEPSALAFIKALRKRFSEENIVMERIGNR; translated from the coding sequence ATGACGTTTCGCATTGATTTAAACAGCGATCTTGGTGAAAGCTTCGGCACTTATGTAGCCGGTCAGGATGAACAGGTTCTTGAACTCGTATCGTCAGCGAATGTGGCTTGCGGCTATCATGCCGGCGACCCGCATATTATGAATAAAACAGTCGAGTGGGCGAAGGAGCATCACGTTGGAATTGGGGCTCACCCGGGATTTCCAGACTTAGTTGGGTTTGGACGCCGAAACATGAACATCACGCCAGAGGATGCTTACTCCCTCGTTCTTTACCAGATCGGGGCACTGCACGGGTTCTGCAGGGCGCATCAAGTGCCGCTTCAGCACGTCAAACCGCACGGGGCGCTTTACAATATGGCTTCGAAGGATCCTGAGCTTGCGAATGCGATCGCGCAAGCCGTAAAGGATTTTGATACAGACCTCATTCTATTTGGGCTTGCAAATTCAGAATTGATTCGCGCTGCACAAGACGCTGCACTTCCTTATGCTTCTGAAGTTTTTGCGGATCGAACGTATCAGCCTGACGGGTCGCTTACCCCTCGGGTTGAAAAGAATTCGATGATCCGAGACGAGCAAGCCGCGATTGAACAAGTGATTCAAATGGTGAAAGAAGGAACGGTAACGGCTGTGGATGGTTCAATCATTCCGATCGAAGCTGATACCGTTTGCGTTCACGGTGATGAACCGTCGGCACTTGCGTTTATTAAAGCGCTACGAAAACGATTTAGTGAAGAAAACATCGTGATGGAAAGGATCGGAAACCGATGA
- the fliW gene encoding flagellar assembly protein FliW yields MKLHTARFGEMDVTDDRLITFESGIPGLEHFRTYCLLPADDKDESPFYFLQSTEESGLCFFLADPFSFYPNYEVNLDDSTLAQLNLTDPTHALVLSILTVQGSLKDATMNLKAPLIFNTAEHTGKQLVLKQEYGIKEPLLKQVTTEEAE; encoded by the coding sequence ATGAAATTACATACTGCACGCTTTGGAGAAATGGACGTCACGGATGATCGTCTGATCACATTTGAAAGTGGCATTCCCGGCCTTGAGCACTTTAGAACTTACTGTCTTTTACCCGCCGACGACAAAGATGAGTCTCCTTTTTACTTTTTACAATCAACTGAAGAAAGCGGTCTTTGTTTCTTCCTCGCAGATCCGTTTTCCTTTTATCCAAATTATGAAGTAAACCTTGATGACAGCACGCTCGCTCAGCTCAATCTCACCGATCCAACGCATGCGCTCGTACTCTCGATTCTTACTGTTCAAGGATCATTAAAAGACGCAACAATGAATCTAAAAGCTCCGCTCATCTTTAATACAGCTGAACACACCGGAAAGCAGCTCGTACTGAAGCAGGAGTACGGCATCAAAGAACCTCTATTGAAGCAAGTTACGACAGAGGAGGCGGAGTAA
- a CDS encoding biotin-dependent carboxyltransferase family protein, which yields MKLFSVEKPGLYTTYQDLGRVGFLKYGVPASGALDRFALQVGNILVGNERDAAGLEVTMQGPELIAEESFVVAVTGGDLSPMVNGKRIPLWKSVHIKKGQVLEFGQPRQGVRAYLTVSGGFHSEKYMGSRSVYEPAGLGRPLQKGDELVGKPVKQKAGTGLFFTEIPDYDRDVEVRVVKGPHHEQISAHVVEQFFSSTHEVSPQSNRMGYRLHSDLETNHEANVISDGVPVGGIQLPGNGQPIILLADRQTTGGYTRIGTVIGPDLPLIAQLPPGGNIRFKEVTVEEAQEAARQTERKLRIWERIHR from the coding sequence ATGAAGTTATTTTCAGTAGAAAAGCCAGGATTGTACACGACGTATCAGGATTTAGGACGTGTTGGATTTTTGAAATATGGAGTGCCAGCGTCAGGAGCTCTCGATCGCTTTGCTCTTCAGGTTGGCAATATTCTAGTCGGGAATGAGCGCGATGCGGCAGGACTTGAGGTTACGATGCAAGGACCTGAGCTGATTGCAGAAGAGTCTTTTGTGGTCGCTGTAACGGGAGGGGATTTGTCTCCCATGGTGAATGGGAAACGCATTCCGCTCTGGAAATCTGTGCATATAAAAAAAGGACAGGTACTAGAATTTGGTCAGCCACGCCAAGGAGTTCGTGCTTATCTGACCGTTTCAGGTGGCTTCCATTCAGAAAAATATATGGGAAGTCGCTCCGTTTATGAGCCAGCTGGTCTCGGACGTCCTCTTCAAAAAGGAGATGAACTCGTTGGTAAACCTGTGAAACAAAAAGCAGGAACCGGGCTTTTTTTCACCGAGATTCCTGATTATGATCGTGATGTTGAAGTACGCGTCGTGAAAGGACCACACCATGAACAGATTTCAGCTCACGTCGTGGAGCAATTTTTCTCATCCACTCATGAAGTTTCACCTCAATCCAATCGAATGGGTTATCGACTTCATTCTGATCTGGAAACAAATCATGAAGCGAACGTCATTTCTGATGGAGTTCCGGTTGGCGGCATCCAGCTGCCTGGGAACGGTCAGCCGATAATCTTGCTTGCTGATCGGCAGACGACAGGTGGTTACACACGGATTGGAACGGTGATTGGTCCTGATTTGCCACTTATTGCCCAGCTGCCGCCCGGCGGGAACATCCGTTTTAAAGAAGTAACGGTGGAAGAAGCACAGGAAGCGGCTAGACAAACTGAGCGAAAGCTTCGTATTTGGGAGCGAATCCATCGCTAG
- a CDS encoding TRAP transporter large permease, giving the protein MIWVMLLIMFILLFMGFPMKIPMIVAPIVLLIVYFPDLDPMVLTQQYFSGVQPFVLLAVPMFIFAADIMSVGTTANRLLEFVGRFIGHVKGGYAITTAATCTLFGSISGSTQATVVAVGKPMHQKLLQSGYKNSQAIPLIINASDVALLVPPSIGMIMYAVVTGTSVGELFIAGILPGVIIFLFFAVYSYILARRKGIEGQEKATWNERLQATRRALLPLGFPVIIVGGIYSGFFSPTEAAAVSVLYAVVLEVFIYKKIKITELPKIAESTGVVTAAVFILVAAGTALSWVLSYAKLPQELTNAVLGTDPTAIKVLLIVALFFFIGCMFVDPLVVIIILTPIFYPVAMDAGIDPIVLGVLITLQAAIGSATPPFGVDIFTAVAVFKRPYLEIIRGSGPYLLMLLAISLLFIFFPEIITFYRYL; this is encoded by the coding sequence ATGATATGGGTGATGTTACTCATCATGTTTATTCTGTTATTCATGGGATTCCCAATGAAGATACCAATGATTGTTGCACCGATTGTGCTCCTCATCGTCTATTTTCCAGACCTCGATCCGATGGTGTTAACTCAACAGTACTTTAGCGGTGTTCAGCCGTTCGTGTTACTTGCTGTTCCGATGTTTATTTTTGCTGCCGATATTATGTCAGTTGGAACGACGGCTAATCGTCTTCTTGAATTTGTTGGTCGATTTATTGGTCACGTTAAAGGTGGCTATGCGATTACAACGGCTGCGACGTGCACGCTGTTTGGTTCCATATCAGGTTCTACGCAAGCAACGGTTGTAGCGGTCGGGAAACCGATGCATCAGAAACTTCTTCAATCAGGCTATAAAAATTCACAAGCGATTCCACTTATCATTAATGCGAGTGATGTCGCCTTGCTCGTACCACCCAGTATAGGCATGATTATGTATGCCGTTGTAACGGGAACCTCGGTTGGAGAACTTTTCATAGCTGGTATTTTACCAGGTGTGATCATCTTTCTTTTTTTTGCCGTCTATAGTTACATACTCGCACGAAGAAAAGGAATTGAAGGACAAGAGAAAGCGACTTGGAATGAACGTCTACAGGCAACAAGAAGAGCGCTTCTTCCATTAGGATTTCCGGTCATCATTGTCGGTGGTATTTATAGCGGCTTTTTCAGTCCAACGGAAGCAGCTGCAGTAAGTGTTTTATATGCGGTGGTTTTGGAAGTTTTTATCTATAAAAAAATCAAAATTACCGAACTACCGAAAATTGCAGAATCAACAGGTGTTGTAACGGCTGCAGTCTTTATACTCGTAGCTGCTGGTACCGCACTTTCCTGGGTGCTTTCTTATGCGAAATTGCCACAAGAGCTTACCAACGCTGTATTAGGAACAGACCCAACAGCGATTAAGGTGCTGCTAATTGTCGCCCTCTTTTTCTTTATTGGGTGTATGTTTGTTGACCCTCTAGTCGTCATTATTATCTTAACACCGATATTCTACCCTGTTGCGATGGATGCTGGTATTGATCCGATTGTACTAGGGGTTCTCATCACTCTTCAGGCGGCTATAGGATCGGCAACACCACCATTTGGAGTTGATATTTTTACGGCTGTTGCAGTGTTTAAGCGCCCTTATCTTGAGATTATTCGGGGCTCTGGCCCGTATCTGTTAATGCTACTAGCAATCTCATTACTATTCATCTTTTTCCCAGAAATCATTACGTTCTATCGGTATTTATAA
- a CDS encoding DctP family TRAP transporter solute-binding subunit has translation MKNRLWLIPALLLVIAGCSQVTEGKEAEYIFRFAHEESPSSVQADYVKEFADKLEKKSNGRIKVERYPIGQLGNATEQAELLQIGAIDFAIVSPGNTGTIVPENQLFSLHFLFSDEMNVNKQVLNESDALYEDLNSLYLEKNIKVLDYWTEGFMNWTSNQELAVPTDFNGFKMRTMPSPLIVAAYEAYGANPTPVPYMEVYSGLQLNMIDGQENPMFAIEEMNFYEVQKYLTLSKHGLYITTTAVNPDFYESLPNDIQHIVDETTAEMQARSFAIQNEFNQSALDHIKSDSDINVAELNEEERQKFEEQSQEVREYYKRLVGEEGAKILDKLEKDIQKAEKNQ, from the coding sequence ATGAAGAATAGGCTCTGGCTTATTCCGGCTCTTTTGCTCGTTATTGCGGGCTGTTCCCAAGTTACAGAAGGGAAAGAAGCCGAATATATTTTTAGATTTGCTCATGAAGAATCACCTTCAAGTGTGCAGGCAGACTACGTAAAGGAATTTGCTGACAAATTAGAGAAAAAATCTAACGGTCGAATTAAAGTTGAAAGGTATCCGATCGGACAGCTTGGCAATGCCACAGAACAAGCCGAGCTTCTTCAAATTGGAGCTATTGACTTTGCGATTGTTTCCCCGGGAAATACAGGGACGATCGTACCTGAAAACCAGTTATTCTCTCTACACTTCTTATTTTCAGATGAGATGAATGTGAACAAGCAGGTGTTAAATGAAAGCGACGCGCTGTATGAAGACCTAAATAGCCTCTATCTAGAGAAAAACATAAAAGTTCTCGATTATTGGACAGAAGGATTTATGAATTGGACAAGCAATCAGGAGCTCGCGGTGCCGACTGATTTCAATGGATTTAAAATGCGCACCATGCCATCTCCGCTTATTGTCGCAGCATATGAAGCTTATGGCGCTAATCCAACGCCGGTACCATATATGGAAGTTTACAGCGGGTTACAGTTGAATATGATTGATGGACAGGAAAATCCGATGTTTGCAATTGAAGAAATGAATTTCTATGAAGTGCAAAAATACTTAACGCTTTCGAAACACGGTTTATACATTACCACAACAGCTGTTAACCCTGACTTTTATGAAAGTCTTCCGAATGATATTCAACATATCGTTGATGAAACAACGGCAGAGATGCAGGCGCGTTCATTTGCCATTCAAAACGAGTTCAATCAGTCAGCACTGGATCACATTAAGTCAGATAGTGATATTAACGTTGCAGAATTAAACGAGGAAGAGCGCCAGAAATTTGAAGAGCAAAGTCAGGAAGTAAGAGAGTACTATAAGCGTCTTGTTGGGGAAGAAGGTGCAAAAATACTTGATAAATTAGAAAAAGATATCCAAAAAGCAGAGAAAAACCAATAA
- a CDS encoding aldehyde dehydrogenase family protein — MANTYTKQYINGEWVKGSSDKTVTNYNPFSGEEIFTLNSASEDDLDKAYKTAKEAQKSWAQTTPGKRQQILDKVAALMTERKEEIIDWLVKESGSTKIKANVEWAAATRVVKESASFPYRMKGQIAPSDTPGKENRIYKSAKGVIGVIGPWNFPLHLSMRSVAPAIATGNTVVLKPASETPVTAGFLIAELFEEAGLPKGVLNVVAGRGSEIGDAFVTHPIPKLISFTGSTEVGQHIGELAGKNIKETALELGGNNVFIVLDDADIDQAAESAAFGKFLHQGQICMAINRIIVHESIHDKFVETFKEKVASLQVGDPSDAKTAVGPLINNDAVERIQESLNASLEQGAEKILGGEVKGNVMHPVILTNVTNDMPIAKDEIFGAVAPIIKFSTVDEAIEIANGSPYGLSGSVHSRDLNRGVQVAQQIETGMVHINDQPVNDEAHMAFGGEKESGLGRFGGEWALDKFTTVKWISVQQERRQYPFFQ; from the coding sequence ATGGCTAACACATATACAAAGCAATATATTAACGGTGAATGGGTTAAGGGTTCTAGTGACAAAACTGTAACAAATTATAATCCATTTTCCGGCGAGGAAATTTTTACATTAAATTCAGCATCTGAAGATGATCTTGATAAAGCTTACAAAACGGCAAAAGAAGCACAAAAATCATGGGCACAGACAACACCAGGCAAGCGCCAACAAATTCTTGATAAAGTAGCGGCGCTTATGACAGAAAGAAAAGAAGAAATAATTGATTGGCTTGTGAAAGAATCCGGGAGCACGAAAATCAAAGCAAATGTTGAATGGGCAGCGGCCACTCGCGTTGTAAAAGAGTCTGCATCGTTCCCATATCGTATGAAGGGACAAATCGCGCCTTCAGATACGCCAGGTAAAGAAAACCGCATATATAAAAGCGCAAAAGGCGTCATCGGTGTCATTGGACCGTGGAACTTCCCGCTTCACCTTTCCATGCGATCTGTTGCACCAGCGATCGCAACAGGTAACACGGTTGTTCTAAAACCAGCATCTGAAACGCCAGTAACTGCTGGGTTCTTAATTGCTGAACTATTTGAAGAAGCAGGACTTCCGAAAGGCGTACTAAACGTCGTAGCGGGACGTGGTTCTGAAATCGGCGATGCGTTCGTCACACACCCAATTCCGAAGTTGATTTCCTTCACAGGTTCAACCGAAGTTGGACAACATATCGGTGAGCTTGCAGGTAAGAACATTAAAGAAACAGCGCTAGAGCTCGGCGGTAACAACGTGTTTATCGTTCTTGATGATGCAGATATCGATCAGGCAGCTGAATCAGCGGCGTTCGGTAAATTCTTGCATCAGGGTCAAATTTGTATGGCGATCAACCGCATTATCGTGCATGAAAGCATTCACGACAAATTCGTTGAAACCTTCAAAGAAAAAGTAGCTTCACTTCAAGTAGGCGACCCTTCTGACGCGAAAACAGCTGTTGGCCCACTCATCAACAATGACGCAGTTGAACGCATTCAAGAGTCACTTAACGCTTCTCTTGAACAGGGCGCTGAGAAAATTCTTGGTGGCGAAGTGAAAGGTAACGTGATGCATCCGGTTATTTTAACAAACGTAACAAATGACATGCCGATTGCAAAAGATGAAATTTTCGGTGCAGTTGCGCCAATCATTAAATTTAGCACAGTAGACGAAGCGATCGAAATTGCAAATGGCTCTCCTTACGGTCTTAGTGGCTCTGTTCACTCTCGCGACTTAAACCGCGGTGTTCAGGTTGCGCAACAAATCGAAACGGGCATGGTCCACATTAACGACCAGCCGGTGAACGATGAAGCACATATGGCATTCGGTGGTGAAAAAGAGTCAGGACTTGGCCGCTTCGGTGGTGAATGGGCACTCGATAAATTCACAACTGTTAAATGGATTTCCGTTCAGCAAGAACGCCGTCAATATCCATTTTTCCAATAA
- the pxpB gene encoding 5-oxoprolinase subunit PxpB produces MEITFHPLGEAAVKCCFQEDISPALTDQIQAFCRKLRSQKHTNLIEWVPAYDSVTVYYDPWDTSYEHITAFLQNIAVEMDTKSHQVKTVITIPTFYGGDYGPDLENLANTNNLSPTDVINLHTGASYLINMIGFLPGFPYLSGLDEQIAMPRLESPRKSVPAGSVGIAGSQTGIYPLESPGGWNLIGRTPLRLFDPEKEEPFLFEQGDYLHFTSINEEKYNRIQHEVEEGTYVLERREGFE; encoded by the coding sequence ATGGAGATCACCTTTCATCCACTCGGTGAAGCGGCTGTGAAATGCTGTTTCCAGGAGGATATATCGCCTGCTCTTACTGATCAAATTCAAGCGTTTTGTCGGAAGCTACGTTCACAAAAACATACTAACCTTATAGAATGGGTTCCCGCTTATGATTCTGTCACTGTTTACTACGATCCATGGGATACGTCTTATGAGCACATCACTGCATTTCTTCAAAACATAGCAGTTGAAATGGACACAAAGAGCCATCAAGTCAAAACCGTGATCACCATTCCAACCTTTTATGGTGGCGACTATGGACCTGATCTCGAAAATCTCGCCAACACCAACAACCTAAGTCCTACCGACGTCATTAATCTACATACAGGTGCAAGCTACCTTATTAACATGATTGGTTTTTTACCAGGTTTCCCCTATTTAAGCGGGCTTGATGAACAAATTGCCATGCCTCGTCTTGAGAGTCCAAGGAAGTCTGTACCAGCCGGATCTGTTGGCATCGCGGGGAGTCAAACGGGCATTTATCCGCTTGAATCCCCTGGCGGATGGAACTTAATTGGACGCACACCGCTTCGATTGTTCGATCCTGAAAAAGAGGAGCCATTTCTTTTTGAACAGGGAGATTATTTACATTTTACATCGATTAATGAAGAGAAATACAATCGAATTCAGCATGAGGTTGAAGAGGGAACTTACGTACTTGAACGCAGGGAGGGATTCGAATGA